One window of Phoenix dactylifera cultivar Barhee BC4 chromosome 5, palm_55x_up_171113_PBpolish2nd_filt_p, whole genome shotgun sequence genomic DNA carries:
- the LOC120110820 gene encoding electron transfer flavoprotein-ubiquinone oxidoreductase, mitochondrial isoform X1, with protein MHRLLCFFPSKSNPLGNPFSKTTSPFRNLPLFLTENPTRSPLRPATGFGLRPSVPIPPNRSSLSRFHPASINLASFIHSTRGTRRFSGESGGREALHYDVVIVGAGPAGLSAAIRLKQLCRERNTDLSVCVLEKGSEVGAHIISGNVFEPRALDELMPRWRDEGAPIEVPVSHDKFWLLTENRALSLPSPFDNKGNYVISLSQLVRWMSTKAEELGVEIYPGFAASEILYDENDKVVGVATNDVGVAKDGSKKETFQRGVELKGHITLLAEGCRGSLSEKIIRDYKLRDKGQGQHQTYAIGIKEVWEIEEGKHVPGSVLHTIGWPLDMKTYGGSFLYHMNNRQISIGLVIALNYQNPYLSPFDEFQKFKHHPAIKSLLEGGSVLQYGARALNEGGFQSIPNPVFPGGAIIGCSAGYLNVPKIKGTHTAMKSGMLAAEAAFNVIVAGAQMEMYWDSLKKSWIWEELFRSRNYRPAFEYGLMPGLAFSALERYVFRGRLPLTLKHGKPDHEATDIASVHTPIQYPRPDGQVSFDVPTSLYRSNTNHEHDQPVHLRLRDPAIPERVNLPLYAGPESRYCPARVYEYVPDDKHGLKLHINAQNCLHCKACDIKDPKQNIEWTVPEGGGGPGYTTM; from the exons ATGCATAGATTGCTCTGCTTCTTCCCCTCCAAATCGAACCCCCTCGGAAATCCCTTCTCGAAAACCACCTCGCCCTTCCGAAATCTCCCTCTATTCCTCACCGAAAACCCTACCCGCTCACCGCTCCGGCCAGCCACTGGCTTCGGACTCCGTCCGAGCGTCCCAATCCCTCCGAACCGATCCTCTCTATCTCGATTTCATCCAGCTAGCATCAATTTGGCGAGTTTCATCCATTCAACCAGAGGAACGAGGAGGTTCAGCGGAGAATCGGGCGGCCGGGAGGCTCTGCACTACGATGTGGTTATCGTCGGGGCGGGGCCCGCGGGGCTGTCGGCGGCGATACGGCTCAAGCAGCTGTGCCGGGAGAGGAACACCGATCTCTCGGTCTGTGTCTTAGAGAAGGGCTCCGAAGTGG GTGCTCATATCATATCAGGGAATGTCTTTGAGCCTCGTGCATTGGATGAACTGATGCCTCGTTGGAGAGATGAGGGG GCCCCAATTGAAGTTCCTGTTTCTCATGACAAGTTTTGGCTTCTTACAGAGAATCGTGCATTGTCACTTCCATCCCCTTTCGATAATAAGGGAAACTATGTGATAAG TTTGAGCCAGCTGGTTCGTTGGATGTCAACTAAAGCTGAGGAGTTGGGTGTAGAAATTTATCCAGGTTTTGCTGCTAGTGAG ATTCTGTATGATGAAAATGACAAGGTTGTTGGAGTTGCAACTAATGATGTGGGTGTTGCTAAAGATGGTTCAAAAAAGGAAACTTTTCAACGTGGAGTAGAGCTGAAAG GACATATTACACTCCTTGCTGAAGGCTGTCGAGGTTCCTTATCAGAG AAAATTATAAGAGATTATAAACTACGAGACAAAGGACAAGGACAACATCAAACCTATGCTATTGGAATAAAAGAG GTCTGGGAAATTGAGGAAGGGAAGCATGTACCAGGATCTGTGCTACACACAATAGGATGGCCATTGGATATGAAGACATATGGAGGATCTTTTTTATACCACATGAACAATAGGCAG ATATCTATTGGACTGGTTATTGCCTTAAATTATCAGAATCCTTATCTGAGCCCTTTTGATGAATTCCAG AAATTTAAGCACCACCCTGCCATCAAATCACTTTTGGAAGGTGGAAGTGTTCTCCAGTATGGTGCCCGCGCTCTGAATGAAGGGGGTTTTCAG TCAATACCAAATCCAGTTTTTCCAGGAGGAGCAATTATTGGATGCTCTGCAGGCTATCTAAATGTGCCTAAAATAAAAGGAACACATACTGCCATGAAATCAG GTATGCTGGCAGCAGAAGCAGCTTTTAATGTTATAGTTGCAGGAGCACAAATGGAAATGTATTGGGACAGTTTGAAAAAGTCATGGATTTGGGAGGAGCTCTTCAGATCCCGGAATTATCGACCA GCATTTGAGTATGGGCTTATGCCTGGTTTGGCCTTTTCTGCACTGGAGCG CTATGTTTTTAGAGGAAGATTGCCTTTGACACTGAAGCATGGAAAACCTGATCATGAAGCCACAGAT ATTGCCAGTGTGCATACTCCGATTCAGTATCCAAGGCCAGACGGACAAGTATCCTTTGATGTGCCAACTTCACTGTACAG GAGTAACACAAATCACGAACATGATCAGCCTGTTCATCTTCGTCTGAGGGATCCTGCAATACCTGAACGAGTAAATCTACCACTATATGCTGGACCAGAGTCGCGCTATTGCCCAGCTCGTGTATATGA GTATGTCCCTGATGACAAACATGGTCTGAAGCTCCACATCAATGCTCAAAATTGCCTTCATTGTAAG GCCTGTGATATTAAGGATCCGAAGCAAAACATAGAGTGGACAGTGCCTGAAGGCGGTGGTGGTCCTGGGTATACAACCATGTAG
- the LOC120110820 gene encoding electron transfer flavoprotein-ubiquinone oxidoreductase, mitochondrial isoform X2, which yields MSTKAEELGVEIYPGFAASEILYDENDKVVGVATNDVGVAKDGSKKETFQRGVELKGHITLLAEGCRGSLSEKIIRDYKLRDKGQGQHQTYAIGIKEVWEIEEGKHVPGSVLHTIGWPLDMKTYGGSFLYHMNNRQISIGLVIALNYQNPYLSPFDEFQKFKHHPAIKSLLEGGSVLQYGARALNEGGFQSIPNPVFPGGAIIGCSAGYLNVPKIKGTHTAMKSGMLAAEAAFNVIVAGAQMEMYWDSLKKSWIWEELFRSRNYRPAFEYGLMPGLAFSALERYVFRGRLPLTLKHGKPDHEATDIASVHTPIQYPRPDGQVSFDVPTSLYRSNTNHEHDQPVHLRLRDPAIPERVNLPLYAGPESRYCPARVYEYVPDDKHGLKLHINAQNCLHCKACDIKDPKQNIEWTVPEGGGGPGYTTM from the exons ATGTCAACTAAAGCTGAGGAGTTGGGTGTAGAAATTTATCCAGGTTTTGCTGCTAGTGAG ATTCTGTATGATGAAAATGACAAGGTTGTTGGAGTTGCAACTAATGATGTGGGTGTTGCTAAAGATGGTTCAAAAAAGGAAACTTTTCAACGTGGAGTAGAGCTGAAAG GACATATTACACTCCTTGCTGAAGGCTGTCGAGGTTCCTTATCAGAG AAAATTATAAGAGATTATAAACTACGAGACAAAGGACAAGGACAACATCAAACCTATGCTATTGGAATAAAAGAG GTCTGGGAAATTGAGGAAGGGAAGCATGTACCAGGATCTGTGCTACACACAATAGGATGGCCATTGGATATGAAGACATATGGAGGATCTTTTTTATACCACATGAACAATAGGCAG ATATCTATTGGACTGGTTATTGCCTTAAATTATCAGAATCCTTATCTGAGCCCTTTTGATGAATTCCAG AAATTTAAGCACCACCCTGCCATCAAATCACTTTTGGAAGGTGGAAGTGTTCTCCAGTATGGTGCCCGCGCTCTGAATGAAGGGGGTTTTCAG TCAATACCAAATCCAGTTTTTCCAGGAGGAGCAATTATTGGATGCTCTGCAGGCTATCTAAATGTGCCTAAAATAAAAGGAACACATACTGCCATGAAATCAG GTATGCTGGCAGCAGAAGCAGCTTTTAATGTTATAGTTGCAGGAGCACAAATGGAAATGTATTGGGACAGTTTGAAAAAGTCATGGATTTGGGAGGAGCTCTTCAGATCCCGGAATTATCGACCA GCATTTGAGTATGGGCTTATGCCTGGTTTGGCCTTTTCTGCACTGGAGCG CTATGTTTTTAGAGGAAGATTGCCTTTGACACTGAAGCATGGAAAACCTGATCATGAAGCCACAGAT ATTGCCAGTGTGCATACTCCGATTCAGTATCCAAGGCCAGACGGACAAGTATCCTTTGATGTGCCAACTTCACTGTACAG GAGTAACACAAATCACGAACATGATCAGCCTGTTCATCTTCGTCTGAGGGATCCTGCAATACCTGAACGAGTAAATCTACCACTATATGCTGGACCAGAGTCGCGCTATTGCCCAGCTCGTGTATATGA GTATGTCCCTGATGACAAACATGGTCTGAAGCTCCACATCAATGCTCAAAATTGCCTTCATTGTAAG GCCTGTGATATTAAGGATCCGAAGCAAAACATAGAGTGGACAGTGCCTGAAGGCGGTGGTGGTCCTGGGTATACAACCATGTAG